The following proteins are co-located in the Flectobacillus major DSM 103 genome:
- a CDS encoding NADH-quinone oxidoreductase subunit C — protein MTNEQIAQDLVAKFGEDNIYGIVENYGLLNVTTSVDTIVPLLHYLYQHPTFKFQFLTDLAGIHFPDAVGQELGVIYHLHSLENNVRLIIKLYVPIQSPVVPTITGLYASANWMEREAFDFYGIIFGGHPNLIRVLNAEDMDYHPLRKEFPLEDATRQDKIDALFGR, from the coding sequence ATGACAAACGAACAAATCGCACAAGACTTAGTTGCTAAATTTGGAGAAGATAATATCTACGGTATTGTTGAAAATTACGGTTTATTAAACGTAACTACTTCTGTAGATACGATTGTACCGCTTCTTCATTATTTGTATCAACACCCAACATTCAAGTTTCAATTTCTGACCGACTTGGCAGGAATTCACTTCCCTGATGCAGTAGGCCAAGAATTAGGCGTTATTTATCACTTGCATAGTCTTGAAAATAATGTACGTCTTATCATTAAGTTGTATGTGCCTATCCAGTCTCCAGTTGTTCCAACTATTACAGGGCTGTATGCTTCGGCCAATTGGATGGAACGTGAAGCCTTTGATTTTTACGGTATTATCTTTGGAGGTCATCCTAATCTGATTCGTGTATTGAATGCAGAAGATATGGACTATCACCCATTGAGAAAAGAATTTCCTTTGGAAGATGCTACTCGTCAAGATAAAATTGATGCCCTTTTTGGAAGATAA
- a CDS encoding FAD:protein FMN transferase: MSYKKTSTLIHYYFKICFLVLGLYTSPVFAQNSWQKFGFSQAKMGSPFSIVVYSKDSIGVSILAQKAYQLVDSLNLIYSDYLPQSELSLLTQHKTQPIKVSNAMIDILQRSQKAYQLSHGAFDITIGPLVKLWRQARKAKVFPADSLILQAQNRLGFGAIVLDTANQWVYINKPNMQLDLGGIAKGYIAQQVVNYFMKAGFPRVLVDAGGDIATGQAPPDKTAWSIGVNMPESEQLMPKMLKIQNASVATSGDMYQYVEIKGQKFSHIVNPATGLGLTHQRNVTVIAPDGATADWLATACSVLSVKKAMRLVNQIPRSGVLITEIRKGKIMKWTNRRFNQWLL; the protein is encoded by the coding sequence ATGTCTTACAAGAAAACCTCAACTTTAATTCATTATTATTTTAAGATTTGTTTTCTGGTATTGGGGCTATATACAAGCCCTGTTTTTGCTCAAAATAGTTGGCAGAAATTTGGTTTTTCTCAGGCTAAAATGGGTTCTCCTTTCTCTATTGTGGTTTATTCCAAAGATTCTATTGGTGTAAGTATCCTTGCCCAAAAGGCTTATCAGCTTGTTGATTCGCTCAATCTGATTTATAGCGACTACCTGCCTCAAAGTGAATTAAGTTTATTGACCCAACACAAAACTCAGCCTATAAAAGTATCTAACGCTATGATTGACATTTTGCAAAGGTCGCAAAAAGCCTACCAGTTGAGTCACGGGGCGTTTGATATTACAATTGGGCCATTGGTCAAATTATGGCGACAAGCCCGTAAAGCCAAGGTTTTTCCTGCCGATTCGCTGATTTTGCAAGCCCAAAATCGCTTAGGATTTGGGGCTATTGTTTTAGATACCGCCAATCAATGGGTATATATCAACAAGCCTAATATGCAACTCGACTTAGGGGGTATTGCCAAAGGGTATATAGCTCAGCAAGTAGTCAATTACTTTATGAAGGCAGGCTTTCCGCGTGTGTTGGTAGATGCAGGTGGCGATATTGCTACGGGGCAAGCTCCGCCCGATAAAACAGCTTGGAGTATTGGAGTAAATATGCCTGAATCTGAGCAACTGATGCCCAAAATGCTCAAAATTCAAAACGCTTCGGTGGCAACTTCTGGCGATATGTATCAATATGTGGAAATAAAAGGACAAAAATTCTCACATATTGTAAATCCAGCAACAGGCTTGGGACTTACCCATCAAAGAAACGTTACAGTGATAGCTCCCGACGGAGCAACAGCCGACTGGCTCGCTACAGCGTGTAGTGTATTGTCAGTAAAAAAAGCGATGCGTTTGGTAAACCAAATACCCCGTAGTGGTGTACTAATTACAGAAATAAGGAAAGGGAAAATAATGAAATGGACTAACAGGCGGTTTAATCAGTGGTTATTGTAA
- a CDS encoding thioredoxin family protein, whose translation MMIGIVKGLSLAYGLLVAQHSFSQNILEATFFQGSYEEVLQEAQKQKKPIFLTFSASWCQPCKKLEDESFSDQTLASIMSLRYIAKIIDVEQFVGMDVADIYHVSEYPISIVLDYKGKELKRLRGFFPPDYLINILSKYPSFRPIK comes from the coding sequence ATGATGATTGGGATAGTCAAAGGGCTGAGTTTGGCTTATGGCCTACTAGTGGCACAACATAGTTTTTCACAAAATATTTTGGAAGCAACTTTCTTTCAAGGAAGCTATGAAGAAGTATTACAGGAAGCCCAAAAACAAAAGAAACCTATTTTTCTTACTTTTTCGGCAAGTTGGTGCCAGCCTTGTAAAAAACTTGAAGATGAATCTTTCTCAGATCAGACACTGGCCTCTATCATGAGTCTTCGGTACATAGCCAAAATTATTGATGTTGAGCAATTTGTAGGTATGGACGTAGCCGATATCTATCATGTATCTGAATACCCTATTTCTATTGTCCTAGATTACAAAGGCAAAGAACTAAAAAGACTACGAGGTTTTTTCCCACCTGATTATTTAATTAATATCCTTAGTAAATACCCTTCATTTAGGCCGATCAAGTAA
- a CDS encoding neutral/alkaline non-lysosomal ceramidase N-terminal domain-containing protein — translation MKIIKKIALGLSVFLVLVLCLTFTWVDRTDYRTTSYYQKMTEWLLKNRSVFQPQIDTTNLKVGWAKVNLTPDSPLATAGYGNRKGMPYKSIHDSIYVRALIFEKGAKYAVLSCDMLIIPPEVTLALKAKLSQIGYSWNTVFVGATHTHNSIGGWGKNAIGELFAGKYHPDVVEQIASKMIKAIQLAEQNTESAEVGFGITDAKAFIFNRLVHGKGTVDPNIRILKIRKQSGKTALLCTYSAHATTLNADKLILSRDYPGVLVDKLEQNQADFAVFMAGSVGSTGPIGEEMPDDFKQLNTVAEGVYQKIASIQKNIFITKIDKINGITLPLYLREPQVRVSQNWRFRPWVFQTFFGDYPAEIKVFQIGNTVLLGTPCDYSGELMPEVLAEARHHQLNLIVTSFNGSYVGYITHDRHYDLNSYETRVMNWYGPQNGVYFQEIIKQTLKRPEVKQ, via the coding sequence ATGAAAATCATAAAAAAAATCGCTTTAGGTTTATCAGTATTCCTTGTCTTGGTTTTGTGCCTAACTTTTACATGGGTTGATAGAACCGATTATCGAACAACAAGTTATTACCAAAAAATGACCGAATGGTTACTCAAAAACCGATCGGTATTTCAGCCCCAAATTGATACTACCAACTTAAAAGTAGGTTGGGCAAAAGTAAACCTCACACCCGATAGCCCTTTGGCAACGGCAGGGTATGGCAATAGAAAAGGAATGCCCTACAAAAGTATTCATGATTCTATATACGTACGAGCTTTGATTTTTGAGAAAGGAGCAAAGTATGCTGTCTTGTCGTGCGATATGCTGATTATTCCGCCCGAAGTAACGTTGGCCTTAAAAGCCAAACTTAGCCAAATAGGGTATAGCTGGAATACTGTATTTGTGGGGGCTACCCATACCCATAATAGTATTGGAGGTTGGGGTAAAAATGCCATTGGAGAACTATTTGCAGGCAAATATCACCCCGATGTAGTAGAGCAAATAGCCAGCAAAATGATAAAAGCCATACAACTGGCCGAACAAAATACAGAATCAGCCGAAGTAGGTTTTGGTATCACCGATGCAAAAGCCTTTATATTTAATCGTTTGGTACATGGAAAAGGTACAGTCGACCCCAACATAAGAATACTCAAAATACGCAAACAGTCGGGGAAAACAGCCTTGTTATGTACTTATTCGGCACATGCTACTACACTAAATGCTGATAAACTTATATTGTCGCGAGACTACCCCGGTGTATTGGTAGACAAGCTAGAGCAAAATCAGGCCGACTTTGCGGTATTTATGGCTGGCTCGGTAGGAAGTACAGGGCCAATTGGCGAAGAAATGCCAGATGATTTTAAACAATTGAATACCGTAGCGGAGGGTGTTTATCAAAAAATAGCGAGTATTCAGAAGAACATTTTTATAACGAAAATCGATAAAATCAATGGAATTACTTTGCCTCTGTATTTGCGAGAACCACAGGTTCGAGTTTCACAGAATTGGCGTTTTCGGCCTTGGGTTTTCCAAACCTTCTTTGGTGATTATCCAGCCGAAATAAAAGTTTTTCAGATAGGAAACACCGTTTTGTTAGGAACACCCTGTGATTATTCAGGCGAATTGATGCCCGAAGTTTTGGCAGAAGCCCGACATCATCAATTGAATTTGATAGTAACGAGTTTTAATGGGAGTTATGTTGGGTATATCACCCACGACAGGCATTACGACCTAAATAGCTATGAAACCCGAGTCATGAATTGGTATGGCCCACAGAATGGTGTTTACTTTCAAGAAATAATCAAACAAACATTGAAACGCCCAGAGGTAAAACAATAA
- a CDS encoding NADH-quinone oxidoreductase subunit B, whose product MSDRTVKMVDAPEGLEGQGFFAAKLDDLVGLARANSLWPLPFATSCCGIEFMATMASHYDISRFGSERMSFSARQADILMVMGTISKKMGPVLKQVYLQMAEPRWVLSVGACASSGGIFDTYSVLQGIDRIIPVDVYVPGCPPRPEQILDGFMQIQELAKSEQRRRRESPEYKALLASYGIE is encoded by the coding sequence ATGAGTGATAGAACAGTAAAAATGGTAGATGCCCCAGAGGGACTAGAAGGACAAGGATTCTTCGCTGCCAAATTAGATGACTTAGTAGGTTTAGCTCGTGCCAATTCGCTTTGGCCTTTGCCATTTGCTACGTCGTGTTGTGGTATCGAGTTTATGGCTACCATGGCATCGCATTATGATATTTCACGTTTTGGTTCAGAGCGTATGTCATTTTCGGCTCGTCAGGCAGATATTTTAATGGTAATGGGTACTATTTCTAAAAAAATGGGGCCTGTTCTCAAGCAAGTATATCTTCAAATGGCAGAGCCAAGATGGGTACTTTCAGTAGGGGCTTGTGCTTCGTCGGGAGGTATTTTTGATACTTATTCTGTCCTTCAAGGTATCGATCGCATTATTCCAGTAGATGTGTACGTGCCAGGATGCCCCCCTCGTCCAGAACAAATTTTGGACGGTTTTATGCAAATTCAGGAATTGGCTAAATCTGAGCAAAGAAGAAGAAGGGAGTCGCCTGAATATAAAGCTTTATTAGCATCATACGGAATCGAATAA
- a CDS encoding Gfo/Idh/MocA family protein, producing MNQTRRDFMKNTSIITGGLLTTPFLSEASMFNSNVDDTIKIALIGCGGRGTGAAIQALSTKQNVKLVAMADAFQDRLDSCYKEITGDEFENLKAKIDVPAERRFVGFDAYQKAIPLADVVILTTPPGFRPIHFEAAVNASKHIFMEKPVATDPAGIQRVLVAAEKAKAKKLNVVVGLQRHYQTSYRELMKRFQDGMVGDIVSASVWWNNDGVWMNPRKTGQTEMEYQMRNWYYFNWLCGDHITEQHIHNIDVINWAKNAYPIKARGTGGREVRKGKDYGEIFDHHIVEFEYADGTIMNSQCRHIKGTWTKVDELIVGTKGKIMFDAGQIADYKGNTLFKHNASKDPNPYQVEHDELFEAIAKGQYKFADAENGAKSTMTSILGRMATYSGQVVSWDKAITSGISLAPKTFAWDADMPLKPDANGLYPVAIPGKTKYV from the coding sequence ATGAATCAGACAAGAAGAGATTTTATGAAAAATACCTCCATTATTACTGGAGGTTTGTTGACAACGCCCTTTTTATCAGAGGCAAGCATGTTCAACTCAAATGTTGATGATACCATCAAAATTGCACTCATAGGCTGTGGTGGGCGAGGTACAGGTGCTGCTATTCAGGCATTGAGTACCAAGCAAAATGTAAAATTAGTAGCTATGGCCGATGCCTTTCAAGACCGCCTAGATTCTTGTTACAAAGAAATTACAGGCGATGAATTTGAAAACCTCAAAGCCAAAATAGACGTACCTGCCGAACGCCGTTTTGTAGGTTTTGATGCGTATCAAAAAGCCATACCTTTGGCCGATGTCGTGATTTTGACAACTCCTCCAGGTTTCAGACCGATCCATTTTGAAGCAGCTGTCAATGCCAGTAAGCATATTTTCATGGAAAAACCTGTAGCTACTGACCCTGCGGGTATCCAAAGGGTATTGGTTGCAGCCGAAAAAGCCAAAGCAAAAAAACTCAATGTGGTGGTTGGTCTACAACGCCATTACCAAACGTCTTACCGCGAGTTAATGAAACGTTTTCAAGATGGTATGGTTGGCGATATAGTTTCGGCTTCGGTGTGGTGGAACAACGATGGCGTTTGGATGAACCCACGAAAAACTGGTCAAACAGAAATGGAATACCAAATGAGAAACTGGTATTATTTTAACTGGCTTTGTGGCGACCATATTACAGAACAACACATCCATAATATTGATGTAATTAACTGGGCTAAAAATGCCTATCCTATAAAAGCCCGAGGTACAGGTGGCCGTGAAGTACGCAAAGGAAAAGATTATGGCGAAATTTTTGACCATCATATCGTTGAATTTGAATATGCCGATGGTACAATTATGAACTCGCAATGCCGTCATATAAAAGGTACTTGGACAAAAGTAGATGAGCTTATAGTAGGGACAAAAGGCAAAATTATGTTCGATGCAGGACAAATTGCCGATTATAAAGGTAATACACTTTTTAAACACAATGCCTCAAAAGATCCTAACCCTTACCAAGTTGAGCATGATGAGCTTTTTGAAGCTATTGCTAAAGGACAATACAAATTTGCAGATGCCGAAAATGGAGCTAAATCTACGATGACCTCTATTTTAGGGCGAATGGCAACGTATTCGGGCCAGGTAGTATCGTGGGACAAAGCCATTACCTCAGGAATAAGTCTTGCCCCAAAAACATTTGCTTGGGATGCCGATATGCCATTAAAACCCGATGCCAATGGCTTGTATCCTGTAGCTATACCAGGCAAAACCAAATATGTATAG
- a CDS encoding NADH-quinone oxidoreductase subunit A: MNYQPSDYLPIIVQLGAAIAFIVLTMVATHWLGPKRHSKAKDDVFECGIESVGDARTPISVKYFLVAILFVLFDVEIIFMYPWAVNFKNLGWDGFVEMIVFMGLLLTGFIYVLKKGILKWEK, encoded by the coding sequence ATGAACTATCAACCTTCCGACTACCTTCCAATTATTGTCCAATTAGGGGCAGCTATTGCATTTATAGTATTAACGATGGTCGCAACACACTGGTTAGGGCCAAAAAGACACAGTAAAGCCAAAGATGATGTATTTGAGTGTGGTATCGAATCTGTAGGTGATGCGCGTACTCCTATTTCGGTAAAGTATTTCCTTGTTGCGATTTTATTTGTGCTTTTCGACGTAGAAATTATCTTTATGTATCCTTGGGCTGTAAATTTCAAAAACTTAGGCTGGGATGGTTTCGTAGAAATGATTGTATTTATGGGGCTGTTATTGACAGGCTTTATTTACGTATTGAAAAAAGGTATATTGAAGTGGGAGAAATAG
- a CDS encoding Bax inhibitor-1/YccA family protein → MQNNQYSPYYSQEAIQAEQARYMTKVFGWMSAALIVTGIVAFLVAITPVLAETILGNRILFYVMLGAEFGVVWWLSSRVATMSATAATVWFFLYSILNGITLSVIFFIFTADSIFYVFMIAASMFMAMAAYGYYTKKDLTSWGSLLMMGVIGLIVAGIVNIFMKSDMFGMVISSIGVLIFVGLTAYDTQKIKEMNIIGNEGTDDDHKEAIMGALTLYLDFINLFLYLLRLLGNRRN, encoded by the coding sequence ATGCAAAATAATCAATATTCACCTTATTACTCGCAAGAAGCCATTCAGGCAGAACAGGCGAGATATATGACCAAAGTATTTGGCTGGATGTCGGCGGCCTTGATTGTAACAGGTATTGTAGCATTTTTGGTAGCAATAACGCCTGTTTTGGCCGAAACAATTCTTGGTAACCGTATTCTTTTTTATGTAATGCTAGGGGCTGAGTTTGGGGTAGTGTGGTGGTTGTCATCGCGTGTGGCAACAATGTCGGCAACAGCAGCTACGGTATGGTTCTTTTTGTACTCGATATTGAATGGTATTACGCTATCGGTTATCTTTTTTATTTTTACGGCCGATTCTATTTTTTATGTATTCATGATTGCGGCATCTATGTTTATGGCAATGGCCGCTTATGGATATTATACCAAAAAAGATTTGACCTCTTGGGGAAGCTTGCTAATGATGGGCGTAATTGGCCTTATTGTAGCAGGTATCGTAAATATATTCATGAAAAGCGATATGTTTGGCATGGTAATCAGCTCGATTGGTGTTTTGATTTTTGTAGGCCTAACGGCTTATGATACCCAAAAAATCAAAGAAATGAATATCATTGGCAACGAAGGTACCGACGACGACCACAAAGAAGCCATTATGGGGGCACTTACCTTGTACCTAGATTTTATTAACTTATTTCTTTATTTGCTTCGTTTGTTGGGAAACAGAAGAAACTAA
- the guaB gene encoding IMP dehydrogenase: MLDTSKFLYEALTYDDVLLLPAYSEVLPRDTSTKTQLTRNITLNIPMISAAMDTVTEAELAIAMAQEGGIGIIHKNMTIAQQAAQVRKVKRSESGMIIDPVTLTDGQTLGDAHRIMREFKIGGIPVIDHEGKLIGILTNRDLRFQKDMTKLVNEIMTKNSLITAQKGTSLDEAENILQEYKIEKLPIVDDNNKLIGLVTYKDILKRKSHPNASKDSLGRLRVGAAVGVTYDLLERVQALVQVGVDVISIDTAHGHSKGVIDALKTVKAKFPELDVIVGNVATGEGAKALAEAGADAVKVGVGPGSICTTRIIAGVGMPQLTAVYEAARAVEGMGVPIIADGGIRFSGDIAKAIAGGASTVMIGSMLAGTDEAPGEVIIFEGRKFKTYRGMGSLEAMEDGSKDRYFQDAEDDIKKLVPEGIVGRVPFKGSVAEILYQMVGGLKAGMGYCGAGSIESMQKARFVKITSAGVKESHPHDITISKEAPNYSAK, encoded by the coding sequence ATGTTAGATACATCCAAGTTCTTATATGAAGCATTAACATACGATGACGTATTGCTTCTTCCCGCTTACTCCGAAGTACTTCCAAGAGATACGAGCACCAAAACTCAGCTCACTCGCAATATCACTTTGAATATTCCAATGATTTCTGCTGCCATGGATACTGTTACCGAGGCCGAATTAGCTATTGCTATGGCTCAAGAAGGTGGAATCGGTATTATCCATAAAAATATGACCATTGCTCAGCAAGCGGCTCAAGTAAGAAAAGTAAAACGTTCAGAATCAGGAATGATTATTGACCCTGTTACTTTGACCGACGGCCAAACCCTTGGCGATGCTCATCGTATTATGCGTGAATTCAAAATTGGTGGTATTCCTGTAATCGACCATGAGGGTAAGCTTATCGGAATTCTTACTAATAGAGATTTGAGATTTCAGAAAGATATGACCAAGTTGGTCAATGAAATCATGACTAAGAATAGTTTGATTACTGCCCAAAAAGGAACGTCTCTTGATGAAGCTGAAAATATTCTACAAGAATACAAAATCGAAAAACTCCCTATCGTTGACGACAACAATAAGTTGATTGGGTTGGTTACTTACAAAGATATTCTAAAACGCAAAAGCCATCCAAATGCTTCTAAAGACTCTTTAGGTCGCTTACGTGTTGGGGCTGCTGTTGGTGTTACTTACGACTTACTCGAAAGAGTTCAGGCATTAGTACAGGTGGGTGTCGATGTTATTAGTATTGATACTGCACACGGCCACTCAAAAGGGGTAATTGATGCCTTGAAAACCGTAAAAGCTAAGTTTCCTGAATTAGATGTGATTGTTGGAAACGTTGCTACTGGCGAAGGTGCTAAAGCCTTAGCAGAAGCAGGTGCAGATGCCGTAAAAGTAGGTGTTGGCCCTGGTAGTATTTGTACCACTCGTATTATTGCGGGGGTTGGTATGCCTCAGTTAACTGCAGTTTATGAAGCAGCCAGAGCCGTTGAAGGTATGGGTGTACCAATTATCGCCGATGGCGGTATTCGTTTCTCTGGCGATATTGCAAAGGCTATTGCAGGCGGAGCTAGCACTGTAATGATTGGGTCGATGTTGGCTGGAACAGACGAAGCTCCAGGCGAGGTAATCATTTTTGAAGGACGTAAATTCAAAACTTACCGTGGTATGGGCTCGTTGGAAGCTATGGAAGATGGTTCTAAAGACCGTTATTTCCAAGATGCAGAAGATGATATTAAAAAATTAGTACCAGAAGGTATTGTTGGCCGTGTTCCTTTCAAAGGCTCGGTGGCTGAAATTCTTTATCAAATGGTTGGCGGCTTAAAGGCTGGTATGGGCTATTGTGGTGCTGGAAGTATTGAGTCGATGCAGAAAGCAAGATTCGTAAAAATTACTTCTGCTGGGGTTAAAGAAAGCCATCCTCATGATATTACCATTTCTAAAGAAGCACCCAACTACAGTGCTAAATAG
- a CDS encoding formylglycine-generating enzyme family protein produces MKNLLLTSLFVSLTSCFVQAQRLEAYEQVIPNTAIKFKMVPIQGGTFTIGSSAAEIGHEADESPQVNVKIQPFWMGAYEVTYDEYQLFFEEERDPEPKPDAITRPSPPYIDFTLGMGKVGGFPANSMQQYAALMYCKWLYYKTGVFYRLPTEAEWEYACRAGSATRFFFGDNEKNLGEYAWYKANAEGHYHHVGEKKPNPWGLYDMLGNVAEWTLDQYDESFYQKIKEGEENPYSIKNKRYQSTVKGGNYQDDPLALRSANRLKSDPIWNRRDPQVPKSKWWNADAPFVGFRVVKPLQQPSKEEVDAFFDNVLK; encoded by the coding sequence ATGAAAAACCTGTTATTAACCTCTCTTTTTGTATCATTAACCAGTTGTTTTGTTCAGGCTCAGCGTTTAGAAGCCTACGAACAAGTTATTCCAAATACTGCTATCAAGTTCAAAATGGTACCTATTCAAGGAGGTACTTTTACCATAGGCAGTAGTGCTGCCGAAATAGGACACGAGGCCGATGAGTCGCCACAAGTAAACGTAAAAATACAGCCTTTTTGGATGGGAGCTTACGAGGTTACTTACGACGAATATCAGTTGTTTTTTGAAGAAGAGCGTGACCCCGAACCTAAGCCCGATGCCATAACGCGTCCTAGCCCACCTTATATAGACTTTACCTTGGGTATGGGTAAAGTAGGAGGTTTTCCGGCCAACTCTATGCAGCAATACGCCGCTTTGATGTATTGCAAATGGCTTTATTACAAAACGGGTGTTTTTTATAGATTACCTACCGAAGCTGAGTGGGAGTATGCTTGCCGAGCGGGAAGTGCAACCCGATTCTTTTTTGGCGATAATGAAAAAAACTTGGGGGAATATGCTTGGTACAAAGCCAATGCCGAAGGGCATTACCACCATGTAGGCGAAAAGAAACCTAATCCTTGGGGTTTGTACGATATGCTGGGCAATGTGGCCGAGTGGACACTAGATCAGTATGATGAAAGTTTTTATCAGAAAATCAAAGAGGGCGAAGAAAACCCCTATTCAATCAAAAATAAAAGATATCAAAGTACCGTAAAAGGAGGTAACTATCAAGATGACCCCCTTGCTTTGAGAAGTGCCAACCGACTCAAATCTGACCCTATCTGGAATCGTCGTGACCCCCAAGTACCCAAAAGTAAGTGGTGGAATGCCGATGCCCCTTTTGTAGGATTTAGGGTAGTAAAACCTTTACAACAACCCTCTAAAGAGGAGGTAGATGCTTTTTTTGACAATGTATTAAAATAA
- the hemE gene encoding uroporphyrinogen decarboxylase encodes MENLQNDLILRAARGERVERVPVWMMRQAGRILPEYRAVREKAGSFIQLATNPEMAAEVTIQPVDILGVDAAIIFSDILVVPEAMGLPYIMEEKVGPIFPETIKSMADVDKLVVANPEEQLKYVLDAIKIVKRELNGRVPLIGFAGAPFTLLCYMIEGKGSKTFSKAKKALYSETELSHALLQKITDTTIAYLKAQIAAGANLVQIFDSWAGILSPDQYRTYSLPYIAQICDAITEVPVTVFAKGAFFAREDMGKLNCDVVGLDWNMDIAESRRLVGNTKTLQGNLDPCVLYASFDEIKKHTVSMIEQFGKQQYIANLGHGVYPDTNPDKVKCFIDTVKSY; translated from the coding sequence ATGGAAAACTTACAAAACGATTTAATATTGAGAGCCGCTCGTGGCGAGCGTGTTGAGCGAGTTCCCGTTTGGATGATGCGTCAAGCAGGGCGAATTTTGCCAGAATACCGTGCCGTACGTGAAAAAGCAGGTAGTTTTATTCAGTTAGCTACCAACCCCGAAATGGCCGCTGAAGTAACCATTCAGCCAGTAGATATTTTGGGAGTAGACGCTGCTATTATTTTTTCAGATATTTTGGTAGTGCCCGAGGCCATGGGGTTACCCTATATTATGGAAGAAAAGGTAGGCCCTATTTTTCCTGAAACCATCAAATCAATGGCCGATGTCGACAAATTGGTGGTTGCTAATCCAGAAGAACAATTGAAGTATGTATTAGATGCTATCAAAATAGTAAAACGTGAATTGAATGGTCGTGTACCTTTGATTGGTTTTGCTGGAGCACCTTTTACATTGCTTTGCTATATGATTGAAGGAAAAGGGTCAAAAACTTTTTCAAAAGCCAAAAAAGCTCTTTATTCTGAAACAGAGCTTTCGCATGCTTTATTACAAAAAATTACAGATACCACTATTGCCTATCTGAAAGCTCAGATTGCCGCTGGAGCTAATTTGGTACAAATTTTTGACTCTTGGGCTGGTATTCTTTCGCCTGATCAATATCGTACCTATTCGTTGCCCTATATTGCCCAAATTTGTGATGCCATTACCGAAGTACCAGTAACAGTATTTGCTAAAGGCGCATTTTTTGCCCGAGAAGATATGGGTAAACTCAACTGTGATGTTGTAGGCTTGGACTGGAACATGGATATTGCTGAGTCGAGAAGGTTGGTTGGAAATACCAAAACATTGCAAGGCAACCTAGACCCATGTGTATTGTATGCCTCTTTTGATGAAATCAAAAAACATACCGTTTCGATGATAGAACAGTTTGGCAAACAACAATACATTGCCAACTTAGGGCATGGTGTATATCCAGACACAAATCCTGATAAAGTAAAATGCTTTATTGATACTGTAAAGAGCTATTAG